From one Luteolibacter sp. SL250 genomic stretch:
- a CDS encoding ammonium transporter, giving the protein MTSHYLNKLRATTAAAIALIAMPMVAPSHAQETPPAAPPVEAPAAPAAAPAAAATPTVEERLADIEAYMNNVPRPDKESGADSLVAGPGPGHNAWQMVSTALVLFMTLPGLALFYGGLVRKKNVLSVLAQCLACACVITPIWFVCGYSLCFGAGNALFGDFTYAFFKGVEPGNVGAGFVWISDSMWAMFQLTFAIITPALIVGAIAERMKFVSLMAFIILWMFAVYFPFAHMVWSGTGLMCGPLNAEAGIKAIDFAGGTVVHMTSGWSALVLCLILGKRRGFGKEPMPPHSMVLCMVGTGMLWVGWYGFNAGSALGADSVASNAFVTTTLCAATAGLFWALTEWIFKGKPSVLGFCSGIVAGLVVITPAAGFVSASSAMIMGVLGGIVPFLAVAYLKKAIGYDDALDTFGVHGVGGTLGAILTGVFASADVHPVIKDMNLADGLLMAQFKAVGLTIVWSVVATVVIAYVVKAVFGLRPSAEDEETGLDLVDHGEQGYEGH; this is encoded by the coding sequence ATGACCAGTCATTACCTGAACAAACTGCGGGCCACCACGGCCGCGGCGATCGCCCTGATCGCCATGCCGATGGTTGCTCCGTCCCACGCGCAAGAAACGCCGCCTGCGGCTCCCCCTGTTGAGGCTCCGGCTGCACCTGCGGCAGCCCCCGCCGCTGCGGCAACGCCAACCGTAGAGGAGCGGCTCGCGGACATCGAAGCGTATATGAACAACGTGCCACGGCCGGACAAGGAAAGTGGTGCGGATTCATTGGTCGCCGGTCCGGGACCGGGACACAACGCCTGGCAGATGGTCAGCACCGCGCTGGTCCTGTTCATGACGCTGCCGGGTCTCGCGCTGTTCTACGGTGGTCTGGTCCGCAAGAAGAACGTCCTTTCCGTTCTCGCCCAGTGCCTCGCCTGTGCCTGCGTGATCACCCCGATCTGGTTCGTCTGCGGTTACTCGCTCTGCTTCGGTGCGGGCAACGCCCTGTTCGGTGACTTCACCTATGCCTTCTTCAAGGGTGTCGAGCCGGGCAATGTCGGCGCCGGCTTCGTCTGGATCTCCGACAGCATGTGGGCGATGTTCCAGCTCACCTTCGCGATCATCACCCCCGCCCTCATCGTGGGTGCCATCGCCGAGCGCATGAAATTCGTCTCCCTCATGGCGTTCATCATCCTCTGGATGTTCGCGGTCTACTTTCCCTTCGCCCACATGGTGTGGTCCGGAACGGGCCTGATGTGCGGTCCTCTCAACGCTGAAGCGGGCATCAAGGCGATCGACTTCGCCGGTGGCACCGTGGTTCACATGACCTCCGGATGGAGCGCCCTGGTCCTCTGCCTCATCCTCGGCAAGCGCCGCGGCTTCGGCAAGGAGCCGATGCCTCCGCACAGCATGGTGCTCTGCATGGTCGGCACCGGCATGCTCTGGGTCGGCTGGTATGGCTTCAACGCCGGATCCGCCCTGGGTGCTGACTCCGTCGCTTCCAACGCCTTCGTCACCACGACGCTCTGCGCCGCCACCGCCGGTCTCTTCTGGGCCCTCACCGAGTGGATCTTCAAGGGCAAGCCAAGCGTGCTCGGTTTCTGCTCCGGCATCGTCGCCGGTCTGGTGGTCATCACTCCTGCCGCCGGCTTCGTCTCCGCCAGCTCCGCGATGATCATGGGTGTCCTCGGTGGTATCGTCCCCTTCCTCGCGGTTGCCTACCTCAAGAAGGCGATCGGTTATGACGACGCCCTCGACACCTTCGGTGTCCACGGTGTGGGCGGCACCTTGGGTGCGATCCTCACCGGTGTCTTCGCCAGTGCGGATGTCCATCCGGTCATCAAGGATATGAACCTCGCCGATGGCCTGCTCATGGCCCAGTTCAAAGCGGTCGGTCTGACGATCGTCTGGAGCGTGGTTGCCACGGTGGTCATCGCCTACGTCGTGAAGGCGGTCTTCGGTCTCCGTCCGAGTGCGGAAGACGAGGAAACCGGCCTCGATCTGGTGGACCACGGCGAACAAGGCTACGAAGGCCACTGA
- a CDS encoding superoxide dismutase yields MKPHNPLDRRTFVKLSALAATAAVLPAAAGAAEAYKLDPLPYAFDALAPHIDAKTMEIHHGKHHAAYIKNLNDALAKDAKLAEKSLADLVADLPSISDEAARTTIRNNGGGHWNHDFFWKILTPADKSGKPSGDLAKAIDEAFGSYDEFKNAFGAAAAKRFGSGWAWLISQNGKLKIVSTANQDNPLMKGIVPDSDLGTPIIGLDVWEHAYYLNYQNKRPDYVAAWWNVVNWEEAGKRFGAK; encoded by the coding sequence ATGAAACCTCACAACCCTCTTGATCGCCGGACTTTCGTGAAGCTCAGTGCGCTCGCCGCGACCGCCGCCGTGCTTCCGGCTGCCGCCGGAGCCGCGGAGGCTTACAAGCTGGACCCGCTCCCGTATGCGTTCGACGCGCTCGCGCCGCACATCGACGCGAAGACGATGGAGATCCACCACGGCAAGCACCACGCCGCCTACATCAAGAACCTGAACGACGCGCTGGCGAAGGATGCCAAGCTGGCTGAAAAGTCCCTGGCGGATCTGGTGGCGGACCTGCCCTCCATCAGCGATGAAGCGGCCCGCACCACCATCCGCAACAATGGCGGCGGCCACTGGAACCATGACTTCTTCTGGAAGATCCTCACCCCGGCGGACAAGTCCGGCAAGCCATCCGGAGATCTGGCCAAAGCCATCGACGAGGCCTTTGGTTCCTATGACGAGTTCAAGAACGCGTTCGGCGCGGCCGCCGCGAAGCGATTCGGCTCCGGCTGGGCGTGGCTCATTTCCCAGAACGGCAAGCTGAAGATCGTCAGCACCGCCAACCAGGACAACCCGCTGATGAAGGGCATCGTCCCGGATTCCGATCTCGGCACCCCGATCATCGGCCTCGATGTGTGGGAACACGCCTACTACCTCAACTACCAGAACAAGCGCCCTGACTACGTGGCCGCCTGGTGGAACGTCGTGAACTGGGAAGAGGCCGGAAAGCGCTTCGGCGCGAAGTAA
- a CDS encoding phosphoenolpyruvate carboxylase: MTETAGNPTREQLRLEGFELIDDTLGYLLGCLKDALQSTGETELLPYMPWSGVEPAPGSAPEGLPQLYSIGFQLLNMVEERVAAEIRREREKVLGPESIRGLWPKALSELRGMGLSAEQILDVLKDVRVEPVLTAHPTEAKRSSIRERHRALYDEMVRNEYPKYTPRERRNIRERVVTVLETLWRTAEIHLVRPDIYSELRNSIHYLRDLFPSAVNRLDQHFTDAWQDSGLPLEILRSAGSVPRLTFGTWIGGDRDGHPLVTPEVTERSLAELRQAAFQLLHRELSALANQLTLSRQLTEVQEELQARIDELSFLITTEEEVKQLLDRNAEEPWRQLADLMALVVRQQSHGKPGYKSPAGLAKDLDLLSHTLAEAGCQLLDEQAIRPLKHKLEMFGFHLANLDIRQNSEFHDKAISQLLIAAGVEDGASYADWDEEKRIAFLSNELTSTRPFLHNDLRIGEEADNVLDTYRVLVRHRQEWGNAGLGSLIVSMTRKLSDLLGVYLLAREAGLMDLTPGGLVCPLQVVPLFETMDDLDRSPGILSAYLVHPVSLASRKARVANGEPDSQQVMLGYSDSNKDCGILAAQIALHNAQGALTKVGQEHQVNLCFFHGRGGTISRGAGPTHWFMAALPHGAMGGGFRMTEQGETIAQKYANLANATFNLELLLAGAAVTTARHRHSAPVEDPCEAFMPQLATWSQEAYQKFLKADGFIEFFRQATPIDALENSRIGSRPARRTGKKGFSIGDLRAIPWVFSWTQARFYLPGWFGVGSALEKLKATDPAGFAALKKALPSSTFMSYVLTNVETNLASANLDLMKDYSSLVEDKELKKKFLGMAVDEFNKTRELLADLFEGEMADRRPRMAKTLDIREAPLRVLHQQQIDLLRQWRNHLAHDRKTKADALLPKLLLSINAIASGLRTTG; encoded by the coding sequence ATGACAGAGACGGCCGGCAACCCCACCCGCGAACAGCTTCGCCTCGAAGGATTTGAACTGATTGATGACACGCTGGGCTACCTGCTGGGCTGCCTGAAGGATGCGCTGCAGAGCACCGGGGAGACCGAGCTGCTGCCCTACATGCCGTGGTCCGGCGTTGAACCGGCCCCGGGATCCGCTCCGGAGGGACTTCCCCAGCTTTACTCCATCGGCTTCCAGCTCCTGAACATGGTGGAGGAACGCGTCGCGGCGGAGATCCGCCGGGAGCGGGAAAAGGTGCTCGGCCCGGAATCCATCCGCGGCCTGTGGCCAAAGGCGCTCAGCGAGCTGCGCGGCATGGGCCTGTCCGCGGAGCAGATCCTGGACGTGCTGAAGGACGTGCGCGTGGAGCCGGTGCTGACCGCCCACCCGACGGAAGCGAAGCGCTCCAGCATCCGCGAGCGGCACCGCGCCCTCTACGACGAGATGGTGCGCAACGAATATCCGAAATACACGCCGCGCGAGCGCCGCAACATCCGCGAACGGGTCGTCACCGTGCTGGAAACCCTGTGGCGCACGGCGGAGATCCACCTGGTCCGCCCGGACATCTACAGTGAGCTGCGGAACTCCATCCACTACCTCCGCGACCTTTTCCCGTCCGCCGTCAACCGCCTGGACCAGCACTTCACGGATGCGTGGCAGGACTCCGGGCTGCCGCTGGAAATCCTGCGCTCGGCAGGCAGCGTGCCGCGCCTGACCTTCGGCACCTGGATCGGCGGGGACCGTGACGGCCACCCGCTGGTCACGCCGGAGGTCACGGAACGCTCGCTGGCGGAACTGCGCCAGGCGGCCTTCCAGCTCCTCCACCGGGAACTCAGCGCGCTGGCGAACCAGCTCACGCTTTCCCGCCAGCTCACGGAGGTGCAGGAGGAACTGCAGGCCCGCATCGACGAGCTTTCCTTCCTCATCACCACGGAGGAAGAGGTGAAACAACTTCTCGACCGCAACGCGGAGGAACCGTGGCGGCAGCTCGCGGACCTGATGGCGCTCGTCGTCAGGCAACAGTCCCATGGCAAGCCGGGCTACAAGTCCCCCGCCGGACTGGCGAAGGACCTGGACCTGCTTTCCCACACCCTCGCGGAGGCCGGATGCCAACTCCTGGACGAGCAGGCCATCCGCCCGCTGAAGCATAAGCTCGAGATGTTCGGCTTCCACCTGGCGAACCTCGACATCCGCCAGAACTCCGAGTTCCACGACAAGGCCATCTCCCAACTGCTCATCGCCGCAGGCGTGGAGGACGGCGCGTCCTACGCGGACTGGGATGAGGAAAAGCGCATCGCCTTCCTGAGCAACGAACTCACCTCCACCCGGCCGTTCCTGCACAATGACCTGCGCATCGGCGAGGAAGCGGACAACGTGCTGGACACCTACCGCGTGCTGGTCCGCCACCGCCAGGAATGGGGCAACGCGGGTCTCGGCTCGCTCATCGTCTCCATGACGCGGAAGCTCTCCGACCTGCTGGGCGTCTATCTGCTCGCCCGCGAGGCCGGGCTGATGGACCTCACCCCCGGCGGCCTGGTCTGCCCGCTGCAGGTGGTCCCGCTTTTCGAAACGATGGATGACCTGGACCGCTCACCCGGCATCCTTTCCGCCTACCTCGTCCACCCCGTTTCCCTGGCCTCCCGCAAGGCCCGCGTGGCAAACGGGGAGCCGGACAGCCAGCAGGTCATGCTGGGATACTCCGACTCCAACAAGGACTGCGGCATCCTCGCCGCCCAGATCGCCCTCCACAACGCGCAGGGCGCGCTGACCAAGGTGGGCCAGGAGCACCAGGTGAACCTTTGTTTCTTCCACGGCCGTGGCGGCACCATCTCCCGCGGCGCGGGTCCCACCCACTGGTTCATGGCCGCGCTGCCGCACGGTGCCATGGGCGGCGGCTTCCGCATGACGGAGCAGGGCGAAACCATCGCCCAGAAATACGCAAACCTGGCCAACGCGACCTTCAACCTGGAGCTGCTCCTCGCCGGAGCGGCGGTGACCACCGCCCGCCACCGCCACAGCGCCCCCGTGGAGGACCCGTGCGAAGCGTTCATGCCGCAGCTCGCCACCTGGAGCCAAGAAGCCTACCAGAAGTTCCTCAAGGCGGACGGCTTCATCGAGTTCTTCCGCCAGGCCACGCCCATCGACGCGCTGGAGAACTCCCGCATCGGTTCCCGCCCCGCGCGCCGCACCGGCAAGAAGGGCTTCTCCATCGGTGACCTCCGCGCCATCCCGTGGGTGTTCTCCTGGACCCAGGCCCGCTTCTACCTCCCCGGCTGGTTCGGCGTCGGCTCCGCGCTGGAGAAACTGAAGGCGACCGACCCCGCCGGATTCGCCGCGCTGAAGAAGGCGCTCCCCTCCTCCACCTTCATGAGCTACGTCCTCACCAACGTGGAGACCAACCTCGCCTCCGCCAACCTGGACCTGATGAAGGACTACTCCTCCCTCGTGGAGGACAAGGAACTGAAGAAAAAATTCCTCGGCATGGCCGTGGATGAGTTCAACAAGACCCGCGAACTGCTGGCCGATCTCTTCGAAGGTGAAATGGCGGACCGCCGCCCTCGCATGGCGAAGACCCTGGACATCCGCGAAGCCCCGCTGCGCGTGCTCCACCAGCAACAGATCGACCTCCTCCGCCAGTGGCGTAACCACCTCGCCCACGACCGCAAGACCAAGGCCGACGCCCTGCTGCCTAAGCTGCTGCTCTCCATCAACGCCATCGCCTCCGGCCTGCGGACAACGGGTTGA
- a CDS encoding lamin tail domain-containing protein, whose protein sequence is MKSIIPILALLASAVPGGAAIIITEVMSSSLHPSGGSNNGDWFEITNTGSSAVDLTGWTWDDSSRTPGSSNFGSLTVLGAGQSAVICEEPIGSESTWLSDWGITGVIVSNIGGSSFQGLGAGGDEVNIYDASQTLVTRATFGSATGGASFEWNTAGTSLGTSVIGENGAFRAASDGIGGAGQDVGSPGFALVPEPGTTGLALAAGLVALARRNRRG, encoded by the coding sequence ATGAAATCCATCATCCCGATCCTTGCCCTGCTGGCATCCGCCGTCCCGGGTGGCGCGGCCATCATCATCACCGAGGTCATGAGTTCCTCCCTCCACCCCAGCGGAGGCAGCAACAATGGTGACTGGTTCGAGATCACCAACACCGGCAGCTCCGCCGTGGATCTCACCGGCTGGACCTGGGACGACAGCTCCAGGACTCCGGGCAGTTCGAACTTCGGCTCGCTGACGGTCCTCGGTGCGGGCCAGTCCGCCGTCATCTGTGAGGAACCCATCGGCTCGGAAAGCACCTGGCTTTCCGACTGGGGCATCACCGGCGTGATCGTTTCCAACATCGGCGGGTCATCCTTCCAAGGTCTGGGTGCCGGCGGGGACGAGGTGAACATTTACGACGCGTCACAGACACTGGTGACGAGGGCGACCTTCGGCTCCGCCACCGGGGGTGCCAGCTTCGAGTGGAACACGGCGGGGACTTCGCTGGGAACCAGCGTCATCGGAGAGAACGGAGCCTTCCGGGCCGCCTCCGACGGCATCGGAGGGGCGGGCCAGGATGTCGGCAGCCCGGGATTCGCCCTGGTGCCGGAGCCCGGAACCACGGGTCTTGCCCTGGCCGCCGGTCTGGTCGCTCTGGCCCGCAGGAACCGGCGCGGCTGA
- the cueR gene encoding Cu(I)-responsive transcriptional regulator, which produces MNIGQTAKASGISAKMIRYYESVGLITPADRSGAGYRIYSARDVQVLNFIRRSRDLGFKVEDIRDLLQLWRDRSRKSASVKKMVLGHIRTLEQKVVELQEMLDTLRTLADSCSGDQTPACPIIDTLEAGVSTAGNGPEEIPQGQARHRKGREFREGRSGV; this is translated from the coding sequence ATGAACATCGGCCAGACCGCAAAGGCATCCGGCATTTCCGCCAAGATGATCCGCTACTACGAAAGCGTGGGCCTCATCACCCCGGCGGACCGCAGTGGAGCGGGCTACCGGATCTACTCCGCCCGGGACGTGCAGGTCCTCAACTTCATCCGGCGGTCCCGCGATCTCGGCTTCAAGGTCGAGGACATCCGGGACCTGCTGCAACTCTGGCGCGACCGGAGCCGGAAGAGCGCCAGCGTGAAAAAGATGGTGCTGGGCCACATCCGCACCCTGGAACAGAAGGTCGTGGAACTCCAGGAAATGTTGGATACCCTGCGGACGCTGGCTGACTCCTGCTCCGGCGACCAGACACCAGCCTGCCCGATCATTGACACGCTGGAAGCCGGGGTTTCCACCGCCGGAAACGGGCCGGAGGAGATCCCGCAAGGCCAGGCAAGGCACCGGAAAGGAAGGGAGTTCCGCGAAGGCCGTTCCGGAGTCTGA
- a CDS encoding type III pantothenate kinase — protein sequence MAWLLIDNSNTRTKFALGDASGLLEWRGVIPTAEIFPASLAEVVAGISYDAVLIGSVVPAKAAILEEFFAGRAPTHLLGWRSPLGIAIDYPLPQQIGADRLANAVGVHGRHGAPAIVIDFGTAVTFDIVSGEPAYCGGVIAPGLGAMSGYLSRKTALLPEIELEEPPSAIGKSTVHAMQAGAVFGYRGLVRGILERLREELPGELKIIATGGDAALIAQGLPEIQQVDAELTLDGLRRVAARVFS from the coding sequence ATGGCCTGGCTGTTGATCGACAACTCGAACACCCGCACCAAGTTCGCGCTGGGGGATGCCTCCGGCCTGCTGGAGTGGCGCGGGGTGATCCCGACAGCGGAGATTTTCCCGGCGTCCCTCGCGGAGGTGGTGGCCGGGATTTCCTATGACGCGGTGCTCATCGGCTCTGTGGTTCCGGCAAAGGCGGCCATCCTGGAGGAATTTTTCGCAGGCCGGGCACCGACGCACCTGCTGGGCTGGCGGAGTCCGCTGGGCATCGCCATCGACTACCCGCTGCCGCAGCAGATCGGTGCGGACCGTCTGGCGAATGCGGTGGGCGTGCATGGGCGGCACGGGGCGCCCGCCATCGTCATCGACTTCGGCACGGCGGTGACCTTCGACATCGTTTCCGGGGAGCCCGCCTACTGCGGGGGGGTGATCGCCCCCGGGCTGGGCGCCATGTCCGGCTACCTGAGCCGGAAAACGGCGCTGCTGCCGGAGATCGAGCTGGAGGAACCGCCGTCCGCCATCGGGAAATCCACGGTGCATGCCATGCAGGCGGGGGCTGTCTTCGGCTACCGGGGGCTGGTGAGGGGCATCCTGGAGCGGCTGCGGGAGGAGCTGCCCGGGGAGCTGAAGATCATCGCCACAGGCGGGGATGCGGCCCTCATCGCGCAGGGGCTGCCGGAGATCCAGCAGGTGGACGCGGAGCTGACGCTGGATGGCCTGCGGCGAGTCGCGGCGAGGGTGTTTTCCTGA
- a CDS encoding ROK family protein: MSDTPLAIGIDFGGTSVKTGVVDGSEVIDHAPPIATPEFEGPEELIDAIARTVEDLRARHPGVKAIGVGMPGFVNFETGTVYNLTNVRGWTNIGLKALLEAKTGLPVTVENDANCMAFAEWKQGAGRGFQHLICMTLGTGVGGAVIANGQLVRGARHGAGEIGQTSIDYQGRPGAYGNLGALEDYVGNNEITASARVAYEAAGDPKGAEQCSPAALAAAANAGDPIALKIWDDVGRMIATAAMNCCWLLNPDAIIIGGGVAKAGKLVFDPITKHLHEQLSGPFKDDLKIVPARFGNEAGIVGAAVLALETAGHPG, translated from the coding sequence ATGAGTGACACACCTCTTGCGATTGGAATCGATTTTGGCGGCACCTCGGTGAAGACCGGAGTGGTGGATGGCAGCGAAGTCATCGACCATGCGCCACCCATCGCGACCCCCGAGTTTGAAGGCCCGGAGGAATTGATCGACGCGATCGCCCGGACGGTGGAGGACCTGCGCGCGCGGCACCCCGGCGTGAAGGCCATCGGCGTCGGCATGCCCGGCTTCGTGAACTTCGAGACGGGCACGGTTTATAATCTCACGAACGTGCGCGGCTGGACGAACATCGGCCTGAAGGCGCTGCTGGAGGCGAAGACCGGCCTGCCGGTGACCGTGGAGAATGACGCGAACTGCATGGCCTTCGCGGAGTGGAAGCAGGGCGCGGGCCGTGGTTTCCAGCACCTGATCTGCATGACGCTGGGCACGGGCGTGGGCGGTGCGGTCATCGCCAACGGCCAGTTGGTGCGTGGGGCGCGCCACGGCGCGGGGGAGATCGGCCAGACGTCCATCGACTACCAGGGCCGCCCGGGTGCCTATGGCAACCTCGGCGCGCTGGAGGACTACGTCGGCAACAATGAGATCACGGCGAGCGCCCGCGTGGCCTATGAGGCGGCGGGTGACCCGAAGGGTGCGGAGCAGTGCAGCCCGGCGGCCCTGGCGGCGGCGGCGAACGCGGGGGACCCCATCGCGCTGAAGATCTGGGACGACGTGGGCCGCATGATCGCCACGGCGGCGATGAACTGCTGCTGGTTGCTGAATCCGGACGCCATCATCATCGGCGGCGGCGTGGCGAAGGCGGGCAAGCTGGTGTTCGACCCGATCACCAAACACCTGCACGAGCAGCTTTCCGGTCCGTTCAAGGATGACCTGAAGATCGTCCCGGCACGCTTCGGGAATGAGGCCGGCATCGTGGGCGCGGCGGTGCTGGCGCTGGAGACGGCCGGACATCCGGGCTGA
- a CDS encoding heavy metal translocating P-type ATPase yields the protein MKTPSQAEATTLHSISIEGMSCVSCVGRVERALTAVPGVIRANVNLATERADVSATPTTGREELVKAIEAAGYAVPSVSGVELSIRGMSCASCVGKVEKALTAVPGVESATVNPATATATILLTGSVEIPTLIRAVENAGYTAVELDRNERSEAGRDGEMRKLRRDLILAASLAAPVFILEMGSHVIPGMHHLIMATVGKASWWLQFALTTLVLFLPGIRFFKKGLPALWRRAPDMNSLVAVGTLAAYGYSLVATFVPSWLPPGTVNVYYEAAAVIVALILLGRYLEAKAKDRTSEAIKRLVGLQPRTARVRRDGKITEVPAAELSPGDIVEIRPGERIPVDGRVSGGTSYVDESMITGEPVPVEKITGSGVVGGTVNQTGALVVEAEAVGGATVLARIIRMVEQAQGSKLPIQAVVDRVTMWFVPVVMGLALLTFLVWFFLGPDPALTLGLVNAVAVLIIACPCAMGLATPTSIMVGTGRGAELGILFRRGEALQLLKQADVVAVDKTGTLTEGKPALTDLIPADGFTRAGVLAMVAAVEAKSEHPIARAIVEAAEREAIPLPAVEAFASVTGYGVRANAGGVRVEIGADRYMTELGLSPEIFQNAAAKLGDDGKTPLYAAIGGRLAAVIAVSDPIKETTRGAIRTLHGLGLKVAMITGDNRRTADAVARQLGIDEVIAEVLPDGKVDAVRRLKEQYGSLAYVGDGINDAPALAEADVGLAIGTGTDIAIEAADVVLMSGNLEGVPNAIALSKATMSNIRQNLFWAFAYNAALIPVAAGVLHPSSGVLLSPVFAAGAMALSSVFVLGNALRLKRFRPPFQTVGKP from the coding sequence ATGAAGACCCCATCCCAAGCGGAAGCCACCACCCTGCATTCCATCTCCATCGAGGGCATGAGCTGCGTCTCCTGCGTGGGCCGCGTGGAGAGGGCGCTCACCGCCGTGCCCGGCGTCATCCGGGCGAACGTGAACCTCGCCACCGAACGGGCGGATGTTTCCGCCACGCCAACCACCGGCAGGGAGGAGCTGGTGAAGGCCATCGAAGCTGCCGGATACGCCGTCCCTTCCGTCTCCGGCGTGGAGCTGTCCATCCGGGGCATGAGCTGTGCCTCCTGTGTGGGAAAGGTGGAGAAAGCCCTCACCGCCGTACCGGGCGTGGAGTCCGCGACCGTGAACCCCGCCACGGCGACGGCTACCATCCTCCTCACCGGGAGCGTGGAAATCCCGACCCTCATCCGGGCGGTGGAAAACGCCGGCTACACGGCGGTGGAACTGGACCGGAATGAACGGAGTGAGGCGGGACGGGACGGGGAAATGCGGAAACTCCGGCGGGATCTCATCCTCGCGGCGTCCCTTGCGGCTCCCGTTTTCATCCTGGAGATGGGATCCCATGTCATCCCTGGCATGCACCATCTCATCATGGCCACCGTGGGCAAGGCGAGCTGGTGGCTCCAGTTCGCGCTGACCACGCTGGTCCTCTTCCTCCCCGGCATCCGCTTCTTCAAAAAAGGACTGCCGGCCCTGTGGCGGCGCGCTCCGGACATGAACTCACTGGTCGCCGTGGGCACCCTCGCGGCCTATGGCTATTCGCTGGTGGCGACCTTCGTGCCCTCCTGGCTCCCGCCGGGAACGGTGAATGTCTATTACGAAGCGGCCGCTGTCATCGTCGCGCTGATCCTGCTGGGCCGCTATCTGGAGGCGAAGGCGAAAGACCGCACCTCGGAAGCGATCAAGAGGCTGGTGGGACTGCAACCCCGCACGGCACGTGTCCGCAGGGACGGAAAGATCACCGAGGTTCCCGCGGCGGAGCTTTCTCCCGGGGATATCGTGGAAATCCGCCCGGGGGAGAGGATCCCCGTGGATGGCCGGGTCAGCGGGGGCACCAGCTACGTGGATGAGTCCATGATCACCGGTGAACCCGTGCCGGTGGAGAAAATCACCGGCAGCGGCGTGGTCGGCGGGACCGTGAACCAGACCGGCGCCCTGGTGGTGGAGGCGGAGGCCGTGGGCGGGGCCACCGTGCTGGCCCGGATCATCCGGATGGTGGAGCAGGCGCAGGGTTCGAAACTCCCCATCCAGGCGGTGGTGGACCGGGTCACCATGTGGTTCGTCCCGGTGGTGATGGGCCTTGCCCTCCTGACCTTCCTGGTCTGGTTCTTCCTCGGCCCGGACCCGGCGCTCACGCTGGGGCTGGTGAACGCCGTGGCGGTGCTCATCATCGCCTGCCCGTGCGCCATGGGACTGGCCACGCCGACGTCCATCATGGTGGGAACCGGCCGTGGTGCGGAACTGGGAATCCTGTTCCGCCGCGGCGAAGCGCTCCAGCTTCTGAAACAGGCGGATGTCGTCGCGGTGGACAAGACCGGCACACTGACCGAGGGGAAACCCGCCCTCACCGACCTCATCCCCGCGGATGGATTCACCCGGGCCGGCGTCCTGGCCATGGTCGCCGCGGTGGAGGCGAAATCCGAACACCCGATCGCCCGCGCCATCGTCGAAGCGGCGGAGCGGGAGGCCATACCCCTCCCCGCCGTGGAGGCTTTCGCATCTGTCACGGGCTACGGCGTCCGTGCCAATGCGGGAGGAGTGCGCGTCGAGATCGGAGCGGACCGCTACATGACGGAGCTTGGGCTTTCACCGGAGATATTCCAGAACGCGGCGGCGAAGCTGGGCGACGACGGAAAAACCCCGCTCTACGCCGCCATCGGCGGGCGGCTCGCGGCGGTCATCGCCGTTTCGGACCCCATCAAGGAAACCACCCGCGGAGCGATACGCACCCTGCATGGACTGGGCCTGAAGGTCGCGATGATCACCGGCGACAACCGCCGCACCGCGGACGCGGTCGCACGGCAGCTCGGCATTGACGAGGTGATCGCCGAAGTGCTGCCCGACGGCAAGGTGGACGCCGTCCGGCGACTGAAGGAACAATACGGCAGCCTCGCCTACGTGGGGGATGGCATCAATGACGCACCAGCCCTCGCGGAGGCGGACGTGGGCCTCGCGATCGGCACCGGAACGGACATCGCCATCGAGGCGGCGGATGTGGTATTGATGTCCGGCAACCTCGAGGGCGTACCGAACGCCATTGCCCTTTCGAAAGCCACCATGAGCAACATCCGTCAGAATCTGTTCTGGGCATTTGCCTACAATGCGGCCCTGATCCCCGTCGCCGCCGGAGTTCTCCATCCCTCCAGCGGGGTGCTGCTGTCGCCCGTTTTCGCTGCGGGAGCGATGGCGCTTTCCTCCGTCTTCGTCCTTGGGAACGCCCTCCGTCTCAAGCGGTTCCGCCCTCCCTTCCAAACCGTCGGCAAACCATGA